GCTTTAGTTGAGCCTGAACCAGTGGTCGAGCCCGAGCCTGAAGTCGAACGTGAATCTATGGAGTTCGATGTTATCGTTGTGGGTGGTGGACCTGCCGGTCTGTCAGCCGCTATTCGCCTACGTCAACTGGCTATCGAAGCAGGCAACGATGAGTTTATGGTGTGTGTAGTCGAAAAAGGTTCTGAATTCGGTGCCCACATCTTATCTGGAGCCGTTATTGAGCCGCGAGCTTTGAATGAGTTGATTCCAGATTGGAAAGAGAAAGGGGCACCATTAAATGTGCCTGCTATTGAAGATCGTGTCTATATGTTGAGCTCCGCTACGCGCTCAACCAAGCTTATGGATTCAATCGTTCCAGCGACTATGCACAATGAAGGCAATTATATTGTTTCACTAGGCAATGTGGTGCGTTGGCTCGCTGAACAAGCAGAAGAGCTTGAAGTTATGATGTTCCCAGGCTTCCCTGCCGCTGATATCATCTATAACGATGATGGTTCTGTAAAAGGTATCTTGACTGGAGATATGGGTGTTGCCGCTGACGGTGAAGCCAAACCTAGTTTTGAGCCCGGTTATGAGCTCCTAGCCAAGTATACTATCTTTGCTGAAGGCTCTCGTGGTCACCTTGGTAAGCGTCTAATCAGTCGCTTCAATTTAGATGCTGATAGCGATCCGCAACACTACGGCATTGGCCTTAAAGAGCTTTGGGAGGTTTCACCCGAAAAGCATGAAGAAGGCGTGGTCATGCATGGTTCAGGCTGGCCTTTAACCGATACCAACTCCTCTGGGGGCTGGTGGTTATACTTTGATGAAGGCAATCAAGTGAGTTTCGGTATGGTCATAGACCTCTCCTACTCAAACCCTTATATGTCACCATTTGATGAATTACAGCGCTTGAAGCTCCATCCATTGATTCGTAACATCTTAGAGGGCGGCAAACGCATCTCTTATGGCGCTAGAGCTTTGACCAAAGGCGGACTCAACTCCTTGCCAAAATTCACTTTCCCAGGTGGGGTTTTAGCGGGTGATGATGCTGGTTTCTTGAACCCTGCTAAAATCAAAGGCACACATACCTCAATGAAGTCAGGTATGCTGGCCGCCGAAGCTATCTTTGAAGCGTTGCAAGCAGGTCGTCAACATGATGATGTGATTGCTTATAGCACTATGTACAAAGAATCATGGCTCTATCAGGACAATTACGAATCTCGCAACTTTGCACCGGCGATGCATCGCATGGGTCAATGGATGGGAGGGGCTTTTACCTTTATCGAGCACAACTTGTTACGTGGCAAAATGCCTCTAACTATCCATGATAATTTACCTGACTACGATCAGCTCGAGCGTGCCGCACTTGCCTATCAGCCCGTTTATCCCAAGCCTGATGGCAAGTTAGTATTTGATAAGCTCTCATCAGTGTTTATCTCTAACACCAACCACGCTGAGGACCAACCAGCGCATTTAAAGCTGACCGATCCTACTGTGCCGGTTTCGATCAACCTTCCATTATATGCAGAGCCTGCACGTTTATATTGCCCAGCTGGTGTTTATGAAGTGGTCAAAGACGCAGAAGGTGCTAAGTTCGTTATCAATGCGCAAAACTGCGTACACTGTAAAACCTGTGATATCAAAGACCCTTCACAGAATATTACTTGGGTAACTCCTGAAGGTGGCGGTGGTCCTAATTACCCTAATATGTAAATGATCCGCTATAATTACAAACGGACAAATCGCCTCAACCAAAAGCCCCGCTCATATGAGTGGGGCTTTTTATGGTTTACCGCTAACAACACCAATTAGTCTTTCCAAGCTTCGCGATTGGCCTCGTCTTTTAGTTTTACAAAGTCATCAGGATCAAAAGTAATTTGATCGCCTGTTTTGCCTTCTTTAACTTGACGCTCATAATCACGCAGTATTCTAAGCGCTACGGGAGATAAAATTAGAATCGCTACCAAGTTGGTTAAAGCCATCAAGCCCATTGATAAATCCGCAAAGTTCCATATCGCAGGTAAACTGGCAATCGCACCAATAAATACCATACCTAGCACTAAAAGGCGGAAAACCATAATCATAGCTTTGGCATTTTTACTGCCTGAAATAAATTCAAGATTCGACTCGCCATAACTATAGTTAGCAATAATGGAGGTAAATGAGAAAAAGAAAATAGCAATCGCTACAAAAATAACACCCCAATCGCCCACATACTGAGATAGAGCCAACTGGGTCAACTGGATCCCTTCTTGCTCAACACTTGGATCTATCACACCAGACAAAATGATGATTGACGCTGTTGCTGTACAAATCACCAAGGTATCCATAAACACCCCTAGCATTTGCATAAAGCCTTGTACAGCGGGATGGTCAGGATGACTTTTGGCGGTTGCTGCTGCATTGGGCGCTGAGCCCATACCCGCTTCGTTAGAGAATAGACCCCGCTTAATACCGTTTATAATTGCTTGGGCGATACCGTAACCTATCACTCCGCCTGCTGCCTGCTCAAAGCCGAATGCTGACTTTACAATCAATGCAATTGCCGCTGGAAACTGACTGAAGTTAGTAATGATAATAAATAATGCTAATAAGATATACAAAATAGCCATCACCGGTACCACCTTGCCAGCGATACGAGCAACTGAGCGCAGCCCGCCAAACACTACTGGCG
This sequence is a window from Psychrobacter jeotgali. Protein-coding genes within it:
- a CDS encoding electron transfer flavoprotein-ubiquinone oxidoreductase, which codes for MEFDVIVVGGGPAGLSAAIRLRQLAIEAGNDEFMVCVVEKGSEFGAHILSGAVIEPRALNELIPDWKEKGAPLNVPAIEDRVYMLSSATRSTKLMDSIVPATMHNEGNYIVSLGNVVRWLAEQAEELEVMMFPGFPAADIIYNDDGSVKGILTGDMGVAADGEAKPSFEPGYELLAKYTIFAEGSRGHLGKRLISRFNLDADSDPQHYGIGLKELWEVSPEKHEEGVVMHGSGWPLTDTNSSGGWWLYFDEGNQVSFGMVIDLSYSNPYMSPFDELQRLKLHPLIRNILEGGKRISYGARALTKGGLNSLPKFTFPGGVLAGDDAGFLNPAKIKGTHTSMKSGMLAAEAIFEALQAGRQHDDVIAYSTMYKESWLYQDNYESRNFAPAMHRMGQWMGGAFTFIEHNLLRGKMPLTIHDNLPDYDQLERAALAYQPVYPKPDGKLVFDKLSSVFISNTNHAEDQPAHLKLTDPTVPVSINLPLYAEPARLYCPAGVYEVVKDAEGAKFVINAQNCVHCKTCDIKDPSQNITWVTPEGGGGPNYPNM
- a CDS encoding alanine/glycine:cation symporter family protein — translated: MGEGLANWFNSIVDYGVSVIWGNNDWLIASNPWYGLLMFVLIGAGIYFTIVTRFMQFRHFGHMWKLLLVSNQGREDGGISSFEALMTSIAARVGTGNLAGVAIAIYLGGPGAVFWMWMTALVGMSTSFIESTLAQAYKVPHTDKVYRGGPAYYIEKGLGQRWMAIFFSVCLLIAFGLAFNGVQSNTIAQATNEAFGIPTWMTGLVLVALVAPVVFGGLRSVARIAGKVVPVMAILYILLALFIIITNFSQFPAAIALIVKSAFGFEQAAGGVIGYGIAQAIINGIKRGLFSNEAGMGSAPNAAATAKSHPDHPAVQGFMQMLGVFMDTLVICTATASIIILSGVIDPSVEQEGIQLTQLALSQYVGDWGVIFVAIAIFFFSFTSIIANYSYGESNLEFISGSKNAKAMIMVFRLLVLGMVFIGAIASLPAIWNFADLSMGLMALTNLVAILILSPVALRILRDYERQVKEGKTGDQITFDPDDFVKLKDEANREAWKD